From a region of the Caldisericum sp. genome:
- a CDS encoding PLP-dependent aminotransferase family protein — MWEEKFSERSKTMKASAIRELLKLVESPEIISFAGGMPDPNLFPKEILGEIAKEVFVNHGGKALQYGPTEGVKPLRETIVKMMQEEGIKNVGLENVLVTTASQQALDLIAKVFVDPGDTVIVEAPSYVGGLQALQAFQANFVTVPLDDDGIKTDILEEKIKDLRSKGVNIKLIYVIPNFQNPAGVTLSLERRKELLRISHEYGIPIIEDDPYGEIRFEGEKLPSLLELDQIGNVIGLRTFSKILAPGFRLGWIIGDPVAISKLALAKQAADLCSPSSTQYIADKFIRDGYMNEYLDKVRKVYKEKKDTMLNAMEKYFPKEVTWTKPHGGMFVWVQTPPYIDTDALFVEAVKEKKVAYVIGSAFYPYGEDKNHMRLNFTLSTLEQIEEGIKRLGELLKSKIK, encoded by the coding sequence ATGTGGGAAGAAAAATTCTCAGAAAGAAGTAAGACAATGAAGGCTTCCGCCATTAGAGAACTCCTAAAGCTTGTTGAATCACCAGAAATCATTTCCTTTGCAGGCGGTATGCCAGATCCAAACCTTTTCCCAAAAGAAATTTTGGGTGAAATTGCAAAAGAAGTTTTTGTAAATCATGGAGGAAAAGCACTCCAGTACGGTCCAACAGAAGGCGTAAAACCTCTCAGGGAAACCATTGTTAAAATGATGCAAGAAGAAGGCATTAAGAATGTGGGGCTTGAAAATGTTCTTGTTACAACCGCCTCACAACAGGCACTTGATCTAATTGCAAAAGTCTTTGTAGACCCAGGGGACACTGTAATTGTTGAAGCTCCTTCTTATGTGGGAGGACTTCAAGCTCTGCAGGCATTTCAGGCTAACTTTGTAACTGTTCCTCTTGATGACGACGGGATAAAAACAGATATCTTAGAGGAAAAAATCAAGGATTTAAGAAGTAAAGGAGTTAACATTAAACTCATCTATGTAATCCCGAACTTCCAAAATCCAGCAGGGGTTACATTGAGTCTTGAACGAAGAAAAGAACTTTTAAGAATCTCCCATGAATACGGAATCCCTATAATTGAAGATGACCCATACGGCGAAATCAGGTTTGAAGGTGAAAAATTACCATCACTCCTTGAATTAGACCAAATAGGAAATGTTATCGGGCTAAGGACATTCAGTAAAATTCTTGCGCCTGGCTTTAGATTGGGATGGATTATTGGGGATCCAGTAGCTATTTCAAAACTTGCGCTTGCAAAACAGGCTGCAGATTTGTGCTCCCCTTCCTCAACTCAGTATATTGCTGACAAATTCATAAGAGATGGCTATATGAACGAATACCTTGATAAAGTCCGGAAAGTCTATAAAGAAAAGAAAGATACCATGCTCAACGCAATGGAAAAATATTTCCCTAAGGAAGTTACCTGGACAAAACCTCATGGCGGAATGTTCGTATGGGTTCAGACTCCTCCATACATTGACACAGATGCACTTTTTGTTGAAGCTGTCAAAGAAAAGAAAGTCGCTTATGTAATCGGAAGCGCATTTTACCCTTATGGAGAAGATAAGAACCACATGAGATTGAACTTCACTCTCTCAACACTTGAACAAATTGAAGAAGGAAT
- a CDS encoding molybdopterin-dependent oxidoreductase, whose protein sequence is MRNKIVIVVFILASITSLAFIYSFSRSEKPQTLEAVEVSEYKGEKLTPLSETPALGIKGTQNINGKNYTLNVYGLVETPLTLKYEEVLSNYKHFEKVVKLNCVEGWSSKLLWEGVLIYDILKNANLKADANTVIFHCADGYTTSLPIDYIRDEKILLAYKVNGIILPKEYGFPFRVVAEAKYGYKWAKWVVGIEVTNDPNYKGYWESRGFSNEADIEHP, encoded by the coding sequence GTGAGAAATAAAATAGTTATTGTAGTTTTTATTTTAGCAAGCATCACATCACTTGCTTTCATTTACAGTTTTTCAAGAAGTGAAAAACCACAAACTCTTGAAGCAGTGGAAGTAAGTGAATACAAGGGAGAAAAATTAACACCGCTATCGGAAACGCCTGCTTTGGGAATTAAAGGAACGCAAAATATTAATGGAAAAAACTATACACTAAATGTTTATGGACTTGTTGAAACCCCACTAACACTTAAATACGAAGAAGTTTTATCTAACTATAAACACTTCGAAAAAGTTGTAAAACTCAATTGTGTAGAAGGCTGGAGCTCAAAATTGCTTTGGGAAGGTGTTCTTATATACGACATCTTGAAAAATGCAAATTTAAAGGCAGATGCAAATACTGTTATTTTCCACTGTGCCGATGGATATACAACTTCACTTCCAATAGACTATATTCGTGATGAAAAAATACTATTGGCATACAAAGTAAACGGCATTATTCTCCCAAAAGAATATGGATTTCCTTTCAGAGTTGTTGCAGAAGCAAAATATGGATACAAATGGGCTAAATGGGTTGTAGGAATCGAAGTAACAAACGATCCAAATTACAAAGGATACTGGGAGTCTCGTGGGTTTTCAAACGAGGCAGACATCGAACATCCGTAG
- the plsX gene encoding phosphate acyltransferase PlsX — MVKIAVDGMGGDFAPLEIVEGVKLAVNEIEDLEILLTGREEELKKALQGFSKSKNIEIVHADDVITMHDKPREALLRKKGSSMHKAVELVKDKVAQGFVTAGNTGAYMAISLFTLGRLKNVNRPGIGVVIPFKDDDFGVLIDVGASVDIMPRDYLILAILGKTFLHTLTNKENLTVGLLNIGEEEEKGTKLIQEAHKLLKENLKEFKGNIEPHQILYHKVDIIVTDGFTGNILEKSYEGALEFTVDILKDEINKSILYKIGAYLLKPALKSAFNKLNYENFGGSPLLGIDGVAVKAHGRSKRTAIKNAIKVAYELAKNNLIENFKNELEGVSE, encoded by the coding sequence ATGGTTAAGATTGCAGTTGACGGAATGGGTGGCGATTTTGCACCTTTAGAGATAGTTGAGGGAGTAAAATTGGCAGTTAACGAGATAGAAGACCTTGAGATACTACTTACAGGAAGAGAAGAAGAACTAAAAAAGGCACTTCAAGGATTTTCAAAATCAAAAAATATAGAAATTGTCCATGCAGATGATGTTATAACGATGCATGATAAACCAAGAGAAGCACTCTTACGAAAAAAGGGTTCATCAATGCATAAAGCAGTGGAACTTGTAAAAGATAAGGTTGCTCAAGGTTTCGTAACTGCAGGCAATACTGGTGCTTATATGGCAATTTCTCTATTTACGCTTGGAAGGCTTAAGAATGTAAATCGACCCGGAATTGGCGTTGTAATACCATTTAAAGATGACGACTTTGGTGTCCTTATTGATGTTGGGGCAAGCGTAGATATCATGCCCCGTGATTATCTTATACTTGCGATTCTTGGTAAAACTTTTCTACACACGCTTACTAACAAAGAGAACTTAACTGTTGGATTACTAAATATCGGCGAAGAGGAGGAAAAAGGGACAAAACTTATTCAAGAAGCACACAAATTGCTAAAAGAAAATTTAAAGGAATTCAAAGGTAATATCGAACCACATCAAATTCTTTATCACAAGGTCGATATAATAGTCACAGATGGATTCACAGGAAACATACTTGAAAAGTCTTATGAGGGAGCGCTCGAGTTTACCGTAGATATCCTTAAGGATGAAATAAATAAGTCTATTTTGTATAAAATTGGTGCATACCTTCTTAAGCCTGCTCTTAAAAGCGCCTTTAACAAGTTGAATTATGAGAATTTTGGAGGGTCACCACTTTTAGGAATAGACGGTGTCGCAGTTAAAGCGCATGGGAGATCAAAGAGGACTGCAATCAAAAACGCAATTAAAGTTGCCTACGAACTTGCAAAAAACAATCTCATAGAAAATTTCAAAAATGAATTGGAAGGAGTTTCGGAGTGA
- a CDS encoding DegV family protein produces the protein MIKIVTDSTAYPTEDEIKAMDLTIVPLYVTSNKGIYKERVDISDEEFYKRLREGEEFSRSQPSTNDFVEAYKPIIKRGDEIVSIHISSILSGTVNAANAAKEILQTDKITVIDSKSSSVDQLYKVMKAHELIQKGATREEIEDEIEKMHPRVHGFFLPMNIDLLIKGGRISHLQGKITTALRLYFLLYLNEGRIDLYKFGRTRNGSKEELIKIVKEISQKRGGLERIDTVYSANYEEGEEFRQRVEKEFGFPTKMYRIGPVLGTHLGLESVGIAFITKE, from the coding sequence GTGATTAAAATTGTAACAGATTCAACTGCATATCCAACTGAGGATGAAATTAAGGCAATGGATTTAACAATCGTTCCGCTTTATGTTACTTCCAATAAAGGTATCTATAAAGAGAGAGTAGATATCTCAGATGAGGAATTCTACAAGAGGTTAAGAGAAGGTGAAGAATTTTCTCGTTCACAACCATCAACGAATGACTTTGTTGAAGCGTACAAACCAATTATTAAAAGAGGAGACGAAATTGTCTCTATCCATATTTCATCAATTCTATCGGGAACTGTAAATGCGGCAAACGCAGCAAAAGAAATCCTTCAAACAGACAAAATAACTGTAATTGACTCAAAATCATCTTCTGTTGACCAACTTTATAAAGTAATGAAAGCGCATGAACTTATTCAGAAAGGCGCTACAAGAGAAGAAATCGAAGATGAAATCGAGAAAATGCATCCAAGAGTCCACGGATTTTTCCTTCCAATGAACATAGACCTATTAATTAAGGGTGGAAGAATTTCTCACCTTCAAGGTAAAATAACAACCGCACTAAGACTTTACTTTCTTCTCTATTTAAATGAAGGTCGAATAGATCTTTATAAGTTCGGTAGAACAAGAAATGGCTCGAAAGAAGAACTTATAAAGATTGTTAAAGAAATTTCTCAAAAGCGTGGAGGGCTTGAAAGAATAGACACAGTTTATAGTGCAAACTATGAAGAGGGAGAAGAATTTAGACAAAGAGTTGAAAAGGAATTCGGGTTTCCAACAAAAATGTACAGAATTGGACCAGTTTTAGGAACACACCTTGGTCTTGAATCTGTCGGTATTGCATTCATTACAAAGGAGTAA
- a CDS encoding RtcB family protein: MEFKKLSPYKFLVEKHGDMRVDALLISSDKLIEFVSKDKALEQLLWVATLPGIVKYSIGMPDIHQGYAFPIGGVGAFLYDGGVVSPGGVGFDINCGVRVIKTNLKYEDIKDSLEELGKTLFKTIPAGLGSTSEYTFSIDESKRAMKLGIEWAVEKGFAKKDDLENVEDYGRLEGDPDCVSKHAIERGREEFGTLGAGNHFLEVDRVIEIYDKELAKAWGLFEGQIVIWIHTGSRGLGHQIATDYLDLMRPKMDKFGFKLVDRDSVYFPIKEDLSQRYLLAMGAAANFAWVNRQVLTYLTRKAFSKVFGMDYERLGMEILYDVAHNIAKLEEYEVNGKVQTLLVHRKGATRSFPKGHPKLKGKFKETGQPVLLPGDMKRGSYILVGSEKSIKETFGSVAHGAGRLLSRHQAVKQITFEDVKGELEKESILLYATDKVVAREEAPEAYKNIDLVVEPIVGEGLANLVARSKPLIVVKG; this comes from the coding sequence ATGGAATTTAAAAAGTTGAGCCCTTACAAGTTTTTGGTCGAAAAGCATGGTGATATGAGGGTAGATGCGCTTCTAATATCCTCTGATAAATTAATAGAATTTGTTTCAAAAGATAAGGCACTTGAGCAACTGTTATGGGTTGCAACACTTCCAGGTATCGTTAAGTATTCCATCGGTATGCCCGATATACACCAGGGATATGCTTTTCCAATAGGAGGTGTTGGTGCCTTTTTGTATGATGGTGGAGTTGTTTCTCCTGGTGGTGTCGGCTTTGATATAAATTGTGGAGTAAGGGTTATTAAAACAAACCTGAAATATGAAGATATAAAGGATTCCCTTGAGGAACTTGGTAAAACCCTATTCAAAACTATTCCTGCAGGGCTTGGGTCAACTTCAGAATATACATTCAGTATCGATGAATCTAAAAGAGCAATGAAATTGGGGATAGAGTGGGCTGTAGAAAAAGGATTTGCAAAAAAAGATGACCTTGAAAATGTCGAAGACTACGGAAGGTTAGAAGGCGACCCTGATTGTGTAAGTAAACACGCAATCGAAAGAGGGAGAGAGGAATTCGGAACCCTTGGTGCAGGCAACCACTTTCTCGAAGTTGACAGGGTTATTGAGATCTACGACAAAGAATTAGCCAAAGCTTGGGGATTGTTCGAGGGACAGATTGTAATCTGGATTCATACAGGGTCTCGTGGACTTGGTCACCAGATTGCAACTGACTATCTTGATTTGATGCGTCCAAAAATGGATAAATTTGGCTTTAAACTTGTTGATAGAGACTCTGTTTATTTTCCAATTAAAGAAGACCTCTCTCAGAGGTATTTACTTGCTATGGGTGCTGCTGCAAATTTTGCCTGGGTTAACAGACAGGTTTTAACATATTTAACAAGGAAGGCTTTTTCTAAGGTATTTGGAATGGATTATGAAAGACTTGGGATGGAAATCCTTTACGATGTAGCACATAATATTGCAAAACTTGAGGAATACGAAGTAAATGGCAAAGTTCAAACTCTCCTTGTCCATAGAAAAGGAGCAACTCGGTCATTTCCTAAGGGTCACCCAAAATTAAAAGGGAAATTTAAAGAAACAGGTCAGCCAGTTCTATTGCCTGGCGATATGAAAAGAGGTTCCTATATACTTGTTGGAAGCGAAAAATCTATAAAGGAGACTTTTGGAAGCGTTGCACATGGTGCAGGTAGATTGCTAAGCAGACATCAGGCTGTTAAACAGATAACTTTCGAAGATGTAAAAGGCGAACTTGAAAAGGAAAGTATTTTACTCTACGCAACTGATAAGGTGGTTGCAAGGGAAGAAGCACCCGAGGCTTACAAGAATATTGATCTTGTCGTAGAACCCATTGTTGGTGAGGGACTTGCTAACTTAGTTGCTCGCTCTAAACCCCTTATCGTGGTGAAAGGATGA
- a CDS encoding deoxyribonuclease IV — protein sequence MKLGAHVSIKGGVDKAPIYGKEATCDVIQIFSKNQMQWAMPPLSKSTIEDFKRNSENYKVKGVSIHASYLLNLSSPDESIRKKSIKDLSSELERADALGIDYVVFHPGAHMGEGEVKGIKTIANSIKEVFEITQSKKSMLLIETTAGEGTHLCYKFEQIRDIFELTRTSRLGVCFDTCHVFQAGYDIRTPESFLKVLEDFDRVIGLKYLKLFHLNDSKREIGMHVDRHEEIGLGKIGLDAFRFLVNNALFKDVGGILEIPGDIEGYKRNLITLRRLIYGNNL from the coding sequence ATGAAGTTAGGAGCACATGTTTCAATAAAAGGAGGTGTTGACAAGGCACCAATCTACGGAAAAGAAGCAACCTGCGATGTTATACAAATATTCTCCAAAAATCAGATGCAATGGGCAATGCCACCTTTGAGCAAAAGCACTATTGAAGATTTTAAGAGAAATTCCGAGAATTATAAAGTTAAGGGTGTTTCAATACACGCTTCTTACCTTTTAAATCTTTCAAGCCCCGACGAAAGCATCAGAAAAAAATCTATTAAAGACCTTTCATCCGAACTGGAAAGAGCAGATGCACTTGGAATTGATTATGTAGTTTTTCATCCTGGCGCTCATATGGGCGAGGGAGAAGTTAAGGGGATAAAGACAATTGCAAATTCCATAAAGGAAGTTTTTGAGATTACGCAGTCCAAAAAGAGCATGCTTCTTATAGAAACAACCGCAGGAGAAGGAACGCATCTTTGCTATAAATTTGAACAAATAAGGGATATTTTTGAACTTACGCGCACTTCAAGATTGGGTGTATGCTTTGATACATGTCATGTTTTCCAGGCTGGGTATGATATAAGAACTCCCGAAAGTTTCTTAAAAGTATTAGAAGATTTCGATAGAGTTATCGGTTTAAAGTATCTTAAACTTTTTCATTTAAATGACTCTAAAAGAGAAATTGGAATGCATGTTGATAGACATGAAGAAATAGGGCTTGGTAAAATTGGGCTTGACGCTTTTAGATTTTTGGTTAATAACGCATTGTTTAAAGATGTAGGTGGTATACTTGAGATTCCAGGTGATATTGAAGGGTATAAAAGGAATTTGATAACACTCAGGAGGCTCATTTATGGGAATAATTTATGA
- a CDS encoding YggS family pyridoxal phosphate-dependent enzyme, with product MGIIYERVLSLLKELDGKAKLLLASKERTVDEIREAISAGANIFGENYLQEAEPKINEIGHVVEWHFIGSIQRRKVKKIVELFDVVESVPSVEIARLIDDECKKIGKVMPVLIEVNSGKEPQKSGVMPEDVEDVAKEINKLNNILLSGLMTMGPNLPDPEDLRPYFRLTFELFEKLGKLGIFKVENPILSMGMSSSYKVAIEEGANLVRIGTLVFGERKKKGA from the coding sequence ATGGGAATAATTTATGAAAGAGTTCTATCTTTACTTAAAGAACTTGATGGAAAAGCAAAACTTTTGCTTGCAAGCAAGGAAAGGACTGTAGATGAAATAAGAGAAGCAATTTCAGCAGGTGCAAATATCTTTGGCGAGAATTACCTGCAAGAAGCGGAGCCTAAAATTAATGAAATAGGTCATGTTGTTGAGTGGCATTTTATAGGCTCGATACAGAGAAGGAAAGTTAAAAAGATAGTTGAATTGTTTGATGTGGTCGAAAGTGTTCCTTCGGTCGAGATAGCAAGATTGATTGATGATGAGTGCAAGAAAATAGGAAAGGTTATGCCTGTATTAATTGAAGTAAACTCAGGCAAGGAACCACAAAAAAGCGGTGTTATGCCAGAGGATGTTGAAGATGTTGCAAAAGAAATCAATAAACTAAATAATATCTTGCTTTCAGGATTGATGACAATGGGACCAAATTTACCCGATCCTGAAGACCTTAGGCCTTATTTTAGGCTCACTTTTGAACTTTTTGAAAAGTTAGGCAAGTTAGGGATATTTAAAGTGGAGAACCCCATTCTTTCAATGGGTATGTCTTCGTCATACAAAGTTGCAATTGAAGAAGGTGCAAACCTTGTAAGAATCGGAACGCTTGTTTTTGGAGAACGCAAGAAAAAAGGTGCTTAA
- the rlmN gene encoding 23S rRNA (adenine(2503)-C(2))-methyltransferase RlmN: protein MKKDIKNLNLKELEGFFVSLDEPKYRAREVFRAIYKERKENFSDITTLSKPLRETLDKIFYILIFKEVSRKESKDNAVKFVFELSDKRLIESVIIRNTNKVGNSWNTACLSTQVGCSLGCQFCATGRMGLIRNLETGEIVEQLLQLENVEPISNIVFMGMGEPLLNYENVKKAIEIITDENGRGLGKRRITISTAGIVPMIYKIADEIPTVKLAISLHAASQRKRDILMPGLKNYPLSKLKEALTYYNEKTGNTVTLEYLLIDGFNDSLQDADALLRFAKTLKFVKVNLIHYNEIPFANFKASRRELEFQKHLLENGLRATLRLSKGTDVSAACGQLATKTANNLEFKT, encoded by the coding sequence ATGAAAAAAGACATTAAGAATTTAAATTTAAAAGAACTTGAAGGCTTTTTTGTGTCTCTGGATGAACCAAAATACAGAGCAAGAGAAGTCTTTCGTGCAATTTACAAAGAGAGGAAAGAAAACTTTAGTGATATTACAACATTAAGTAAACCACTCAGAGAAACCCTTGATAAAATATTTTATATCCTAATTTTCAAAGAAGTTTCGAGGAAAGAATCTAAAGATAACGCTGTAAAATTTGTTTTTGAGTTAAGCGACAAAAGACTTATAGAAAGCGTAATCATAAGAAACACTAATAAAGTTGGAAATTCCTGGAATACCGCATGCCTTTCAACTCAGGTGGGTTGTTCTCTTGGTTGCCAATTCTGTGCAACAGGAAGAATGGGACTTATAAGAAACCTCGAAACGGGTGAAATCGTTGAGCAACTACTTCAGCTTGAGAATGTTGAACCTATTTCAAATATTGTTTTTATGGGAATGGGTGAACCACTTTTAAATTACGAAAACGTCAAAAAAGCAATTGAAATTATAACAGATGAAAATGGAAGAGGCCTTGGCAAAAGAAGAATTACTATTTCTACTGCTGGTATTGTCCCCATGATATATAAGATTGCAGATGAAATACCAACTGTCAAACTCGCAATTTCACTACATGCAGCAAGCCAAAGAAAAAGAGACATTTTAATGCCTGGCTTGAAGAACTATCCTTTAAGCAAACTGAAAGAAGCACTCACTTATTATAACGAAAAAACAGGCAATACAGTGACACTTGAATACCTTCTCATAGACGGATTTAATGATAGTTTACAAGATGCAGATGCCTTACTAAGATTTGCAAAAACCTTAAAATTTGTAAAAGTAAACCTTATCCACTATAATGAGATTCCTTTTGCTAACTTCAAAGCATCAAGAAGAGAATTGGAATTTCAAAAACATCTTCTTGAAAATGGATTGCGCGCAACTCTTAGACTTTCGAAGGGAACGGATGTATCGGCTGCGTGCGGTCAACTTGCAACAAAAACAGCAAACAACTTAGAATTTAAAACTTAA